One genomic window of Camelina sativa cultivar DH55 chromosome 5, Cs, whole genome shotgun sequence includes the following:
- the LOC104789135 gene encoding mavicyanin-like: protein MALIKSNVFFTSLLILVALFGGAIGGTVHKVGDSKGWTISVDYDAWASSKTFHVGDSLVFEYTKDFHDVTEVTHNDFKLCEASKPLSRYQTGSDTIALTKPGIQHFICGFPRHCNFGQKLQIHVLPASLGPVAAPVPRPVRSPSSSSSRSPLADSPVNSAPQYQMGPSPAPLSAATKSSVWIGLCVLPLLSLIFILV, encoded by the coding sequence ATGGCTTTGATCAAGAGCAACGTCTTCTTTACTTCTTTGCTGATTCTTGTTGCACTTTTTGGAGGTGCCATTGGAGGAACCGTTCACAAAGTTGGTGACTCCAAAGGATGGACGATTAGCGTTGATTACGATGCATGGGCATCTTCAAAAACTTTTCATGTTGGAGATTCTTTGGTCTTCGAATACACTAAAGATTTCCATGACGTCACTGAAGTCACTCACAATGATTTCAAGTTGTGTGAAGCATCTAAACCGCTTTCAAGATATCAGACCGGTTCTGATACCATCGCTCTAACCAAGCCAGGAATCCAACACTTCATATGCGGATTTCCTAGACATTGCAATTTTGGACAGAAGCTTCAAATCCATGTCTTACCAGCCTCATTAGGACCTGTCGCTGCTCCGGTTCCTCGACCGGTTCGATCACCAAGCTCTTCTTCGTCACGTTCACCGTTGGCTGATTCACCGGTTAACAGTGCTCCACAGTATCAGATGGGACCGTCACCAGCTCCACTTAGCGCAGCTACAAAGTCTAGCGTTTGGATCGGACTCTGCGTCCTTCCTTTACTTTCTCTAATTTTCATATTAGTTTGA